TATTCACAGATATTGCCTTTTTGAAAGTCAGTCTTTAAAcacatgtgcatgcacacacagtGTATTACCAAGGAAGATTTCAAGGTAGAGTTCCAAAGTTATTCCAAAATATAATTACCTACAGTCAAATTCTACTTGCTCTGCTTGTCAAGACTACTACAGTGGTTGCTCCATAGCATTATACCTGTTACATCCAGAACAGACAGACATCTAGAGTCTTCAAGGCTTTTTAAACACCTTGCCAACATAACTGATTTTCAGTACCTTGCATACATTTACAGCATTTCCTTCATTGATCTCTACAACTTgtcttttctgtgaagaaaattcgTACCAAACTATGATTGCAGTGGATGATGGGGAGGTATCAAAAGCCACCCCCTCTTAAGTTGGTTTTGCTTCCATCAAAGCTGAAAGGAAGTTATACAAGAGATTTCACAGATTTCTCACACTGCTGCCATGTGCCCCTTTATGGtatgctggttttggctggtgtaaagttaattttcttcacagtggctggcatgaagctgtgttttggatttgtgctgagcacAAGGCTGATAATactgagatgtttttgttattgctgagcagggcttatACAgtgccaaggccttttctgcttttcacactgccctgctggcaAAGGTGCATGGGAGAAGACACAgcctgaacacctgcctgcccatggcaattaatgaattaattctttgttttgctttacttGTGTATGcagtttttgcttttcctattaAACTCCCTTTATCCCAACCCATGAGTTCTCCAGCTTTTATGCTTTCTATTCTCTACCTGAGCCTACTGGTGGGAGAGtgagagagcagctgtgtggagcttggctgctggctggggttaaaccatgacaatgggacaacaacagacagaaaatCACCTTCTCCTCACACTGTTTTTATCACCCCCTGCCCTTTTATCACCCAGTGCACACAGAACTTCACAGTTCAAGGAAGCTGATCTGCAGCCAGTGTGTCAAAACTCACTCCATCTCCACTTACCATGGTTTTCCCTGTACTCAAAGAAACACAGCGTGCAAAAGCCCTCATTTTGTGGTGTTCCAAAAAACTTGCAGCCAGgtttcctgcagaggctgcctCCCCTGTTCTCCTCgggaggcagtgctggtggcGGGGGCTCCTTGCCATGGCTGTTGGGAGCCTGATGGCAGGAGTGCTGGTGGAGGATCTGTGAGATCTGGGACGGGTCAGATGTCGATCTCTGGTGGCAGGTGGGCAGGAAAGCGGGACTGCCATTTGGGGACTGCTCTGTAGACCTTTTGAAGCAAGTGCTGCATATACCATTGAAGGTTCTCTTGGCCTTTTGGCGGCACATTTTGCATGTGGCATAGTCTAAGCGTCTCTGGTCATCCACGTTGTTGCAGGGACTGAGCTGTCTGGAGTTGTAGCAGCGCTCACACAGCCCATTGTGTTGCACATTCAGTGTGAAGGGGCAGTCTGGGGTCCTGCACTTCATGGCTGTGGTTTCACTGTACAGGAAAAGGCTCGGGGCGGTCGGAGGCGCAGAGCGAGGCTCTGTTACAGGCCCTTCAGATGTCCATCCCCCAGGTTCACAGATATCCCCACGGGAGGAGCCTGACCCAGCTGCCTTCAGCTTCTCAGGTGCTGCTTTGGAgctctgctttcttcctttgcttCCTTGGGACCTCTGCTCAAAGCATTCGTGGCAGTAGGGCTGGGTGTTCACAGACATGTAGAAAGGGCAATTTGGCGTTTCACATTTCATCTGTaagagggagagctgggaaagtGACAGATCCTGTCTGTTCCTGGAACATGTCTCTCTTCTAGCAGGTTCAGCATTCTCCTGCCACTTCTTGTACTCATGCTGTACCAGTTGAAAGTAATCTTCTACGAGGTTTATTTCTTTGGGTAGGTTGCCTTCATCTAACCTGACAGCCAAAAAAGGAATATTGCATCAGTGGTTGAAAAGAGCAGATGGTGGGGGTGGAAGCAAATATAAGCAACGTGGGAAGGAAATGTAGACTTAATGCACATCCAAATTACTCAGACAGATCTGGGATGTTACACTGCTGCtgtaaatggaaataattttaaaagcaggtgTTCAGTGATGGAGACTTTCACATCTGAAATAAATGTCCTGACACAATGCTAAACAGAAGTATTCTTAAAAGGCATTGCTACGTGAGGGTTTTCTGTCTAAGAGCTGTTTGCATAAAGAATATGGGTAATCtctcagaagcagaaaatcccccaaatggTGAATTTCTCTGAGGATCAGTGCTCAACTGAATATAATGATACAGTTTATTGTGAAATCTGCTCCCGGTTCTGCCCTGTTTGGTCTGTATCTACCAGCAGAACTCTTCTAACAAACTGTGGGGCTTCAGTGTGGTGTGTGCAATGCTAGCACCCATCATACCATCCTTACTGCTACAGCTGCTGGGAAAACCCTACACTGGAGTTTCACCATGCCACAGTTGGTAGGATGAGGAGCTAACATTTCTGGCAATATTCCAGGGCACATCTAGGCAGAGCAAGTAGGGAAGCTCAAGTGTAACCCTTTACATGTGCTTACATGCTTCAGGTAGAAGGACTTCAATTTTCAAGGCCCTTACACCAGAACCAGCCAACAGCATAAAGATTCCTTTCTGTGGGGTAGTGGAAGCACAGACAGAGGATACAGGGAGTTACTCCCCTCCATCAGGTCTGAGGAGACTGGTTGGGCGTCACTGCCAGTGCCCACTGAATATGAGAAGCTGatgccagctgctccctgcatgtTACTGATGCTCAGCCATCAGGGGGACCAGCAGAGATGCTGGTTCCTCCACTGGCCACAgcttcctgcctgctgccacatGGAACAGCCCAGGGTGTtgaggcagctgtgctcagAACATACTGCCAAGGACTTTACCCAGCGCAGCCAAAATGACACCAACTGCCCATTATGCAATGTGCCCTTACACAAAGCACAAGAGCTTGGGCTAACTAGTTCCTGCATTCAACTACTATTCAGCCACCCTCCTGTGTAATACAAAAGTCAGTGAAACTGAtcaaatggattttttcctctaaaatgcTAGTTTCAGTTTGCTAAATCTGAATacatttttgcctttaaattTAGACTGGCCTCAGCTCATACTACTTCAAAACATACCAACAGTAATGCCAATGTTTCATATTTCAATAGTAAACACAAAGGGCCAcctaggaaggaaggaaagaccAAAAGAACACACTAGGCTGCCCAACTTGTCCCACCTCTGTAAATAAGATAACTTTGAGGACACAGGAATGACACTTACTTTGCAGCATTAATTAGATGAGTTGTACCATGATCCCAGCCTTGCACTGGAATTTCAATCACTATCAAGTAGTCTTTTAGCAGCtgctctttctccctctcttctgcATCTGTCAGAAAGTGCACATTCAAATCCTCAAATCTGCCGTGCTCACTGGTGACCAGAGGGACAGCCCGGATTTCTGTGGGGAAACACGATGGATTAGCACATACAAAAACACACAGAGATATATATGTGTACATGTGTATGTATAGTTACACAAACATAACCACCCAGTTAGGAATAACCACAAAATGCAACACATGGAGATACCACCACTAAACTTTTGAGAGAGAGGAGAACAGCTGGGCAGAGCAAGGAGTTTCTGCATGGGGGAGGTTGCAGACACAGCTACATCACAGACTTAGCCCCATTGCACAGTAGTTTTAATGTCCCCATAGCAACTATCTTCTCCACTTGAACAGGATACCTTTGTTTGTTATGCCTTTTGGTGGGATGATGCTGTAACCTGAACCTAGAGAACTGCTGCCCACTCAGAAGAGATGTGTTAAAAATGGTAAAGCAGATATTTATTATTCCTGCCAGGCAGTGGTACCCTGCTGTGAGACTGCATCCTTCAAAGCTTCTTCTCTTACAATGTGGAAAGAAGGCCAGAATACAATAAAACAGATGTTACCCTTTGACCAATTCCAGCCTGCAAGCAGGTGAGTTGCACTCTACTTTCAGTGAATATCTTGAAGGCAACCTTTAGTTTCTGCTCAGATTCACAGACAAAGCTCCTTCTGCTCACATTTTAGGAATATAATTCAAATGAATctaatttaactttaaaaatgcaaatctaTACCAGATCATATTTCAAATGCTTTATCAACACAGTGGTTTTGAAGAAGTAACATAAATACCAAACGAGGCACTTGAAAAATACCTGGCCCGCTGTCCTTCAGAGTCACCAGTGGTGTAAAATGCATGTTGTCATAGCCAAGCACAATTGGGTATCTGTAGCATTCTTCAGCTGGCCACAGGAGAGGCAAGTAAACACCACCAACATTCAGAGGAGCAAAACTGGAGCCTGACTCTAAGCTTCTAACCACTTTATCtgcataaagaagaaaaagaaaacacaaataagtATGTGCTACAGGCAAGAGAAAATGTATGCTGGGGGTTTTATAATAATTGCTGGAAACACCATGTTCTGAAATGCATCTACCTGAAAACAACAGCTGTTGGCTAAGATCActaacacagcacagcacaagagTAACACAGTGGGATGACCGGCCAGGCAACTCACCTGCAAGGACAATGATAGGCCTTCGGAGGATGTTAGCAAGGACGAAGATGTGGATTTCTTCCAGAGCATTATAGGGAAGTCTATTTCGAGCCCCAGATATTTCTGGGGAGGTCATTTCAATGAGGTATTCCCACTCCTCCTCCCAGTTCTGAGGAAAGAAACAGCTGTCACCAATGGTTCAAAGACACGGAGGCCAGgagccagctgcagcacaaataatcacattttcccatttcctccaAAGGGAGACTATTTCTGCTCTCCATTAATGGCAGAATCCACGAAGccacaaagcaaacagaacCAGCAAGGCAACGCTGGCGAGCACTCAGAAAACAGCACCCCTCCCCCAGGCCACCTTACCCGGGTGTCATAATGGAGTCCCGTTTCCACAAACTCCTGGGATTTAACAGCCTCCCGCTGCCAGCGGAGCTTGAAGTTCCGTGTGTCAATCTCCCTGAGGGCACTAAACAATGTTTTCCTTAAGACAAGGTCGATATCTTCAATACCCCACATGTACTGCGATGCAGCATGCATAAGGCAATTTCcatcacctgaaaaaaaaaaaaaaagaaagagtgcATTATTTTCAAATGGCTACTTAAATAAAGTGCCACAAGCCTACAAGTGGGATGTAGAATTACACCTCAAATATGCATATTACATGTGCACTTCTCTCTAAGCCTCAGACAGAAGGGTGGTAAAGAAGGAGACCAGAGTCATGGTCTCTgttcagaaacagaaagaaaaaacttccCTCCCTACTGGTTTTGTCTCTGTACCAGTCCAAGTTAACCTGCCATCCAGCAATGCCCCTTACCTATCTTACTTAACTTTGACTGATATCACAAACTAAATTTTGGGGTCAACTACAAATGTCAAACACAGCTGAAATAGCTTTTTAAACACAACAAAGTCAtcttaaaattacaaaaaaagatGTAAATCTCCCTCATTGGTGTTTATACAAATATACACCCAATGGCATGAGGTTGAGATAATGGAAAccattaagaaaatattatagTAACACCATATTCCCTCATGAGTACTGCTTGGCACTTGGCTGTGCTTGATGGAGGAAttgtaataaaaaaggagacagaaaggGAATGGCAGGTGATTTATGTAAAGCAATCATAGGAACACCTCTGGCCTTCCTCTCAGAAATGATTGCATGTTGAGCTGTTACATATATGACTTAGAGGGCtgattttaaaacacaaaattaaatcaatgaaaaacagtgatttgattttcatttacGCAATCtccttgcatttaaaaattcctCTGTACAGGTAGGAAGGATTGTGATATTCTGCAGTTTCAGATGGGAAACTGAGACTCAGAGGAGATAACTAACTTAATTAAAAGGTGTGACAAGAAATACATCTATGGCTGGGTTTCAAATTCTATCTCTATCCATCTTCTTCAAAAGGGGATGTCTCCCCTGAAAGGGAGACATCAAGAATCATTACTGTCACGTCCTCAGATGCAAAACTAAGTCTGATGTCTACCACAGTGGTAAACAAATTCACATAATACTAAGAAACCACAGCAATTTTCTTGGAATAGAAGACATCAACCCTGGTAAAGCTACTACATTTTTCTCACAtgaaaagaacccaaaaaaacccatccaaaGAACTCCCACAAAAGAATTAAACCCAGTTTGCCACATACATGATGAGTTCAATTACACCATTTGTGAACACTTTTACTACTTATTCTGTGAAATTGCAGAGAAAAGCCTACAACAGACTCCAGTTCCCGAATAAGATATAATTTGAAATCTACTCAATGCTTCATAAATTGTTATGGGATTGGTGCATATCAGGTTCCTGCAACTGTCTTCTATTTTATGCTGTCCTGCAAAGCTTACTTCAATTCTGCAAGCTGCCTACTTGAGCTCAAAAATCGGGGAACaaccaagaaaacagaaaaactgacTGTGTTTCCTTCTGACCAAGAAAGATGACATATTAATCCCATTAAAATTTTCCCTTTGCAAAATCTAGAGCAAAGATAAGactaattttcttctctctctgagAGCTCACTTTCGGTTCTTTATTTAGAAGCACTGCCCAAAATTCCTTACACAGCACTTGGAATTCCCCCACACCGTTTGACTAGCAATTGAGCAACAGTTGTACTTTTTGTTCTGCGGGTGCAGCGTGGCCTCCCTCGGACTTTCCCAGGGGGTGTGGCTGGGCGAGCTGGAATGAATGCCAATTCATTATACAAGTGAAATCTCTACAGCCAATACATGCCggaatttttcaattaaaaaaaaaaaaaagaagaaaaaaccctaacaGTTTCGATTTTTGTACCTCCTACTGCTTTCCTTCTATCTCCATTCAGATGTCTGCAAGGAATTATGTGGTGAttcaaaatggcttttttaattaagaaaaccCCACCACTCCGTAGATTCACAAGCATAGTGGGTAAAATATACATCAAAAGATTCTGTAGGAGATACTTTCTCTGGTTTCAACAGCTACAAccttaatcagaaaaaaacccagaatctTCTGAAGAAAGCCTACTATTAACTGAGAGAACTAAATTATTCTTCCCATATCTATGGGTTAAGCAGCTGGAtgtttaaaaagtatttttcacatcgcatgggagaaaaaaaaaagttgttttctgGGATAATACAGGGCTTCTCCAGGCTTCTGCACTACTTTCAGAGATCCTCTCCTACAGTCCAATGTACCTTCTTTCTCCTGCAAAGGTCCTTCTATGCTACTACTTTGCATAACCCACAGGTTTCCAAAGCCACTCCTACTCATGCACTTAATGACCCTGAAGCACTGAAGTGAAGCCAACTTCTTTGTCTGCTCAGTGTATGGGGAGCCACAAATCTTGCTTTGCCTTCCCTCAACCTGCCCTAATATTTCAGCACCTCGTACACAGGTACGCCTGTTCATGGGCGGGATCCAAGTCCACACTACTCCCGCACTGGCTGACGGCCATGAGGCAAAGAaggagggcagtgctgctgaatGTAATGTGGTCACCCACAAGGGTCTGTCCAGGCAGCCTTAACCACTACAGGATTTATACTGACTGGAGATGGGGCATTCTAAAACTGTTACTCTTTGCCCTGGGCAAAAATTGTGCACATTGTCCATTTTCCTAGAAAATCTGTTCGAGTGAAATTTTTAAGATGCAACACCTGGAGTGATGTTACCTTCCCAGTACATGCaaagcactgcctgccctggctgcaaCTCTGGTCCTTCCAAAGCTCAAGATTCCATAACTTCTGTGCACACCCTTAACTGCAGTCATGAGAATTTTACACCAAGGCAGAGGCAGCCCAAAAAGCCCACCAGAAGGTCAATGCCTCTAGAACAGTTACAGACATGCACATCAGCATCAGGCTTTAGGTTGGGCAGTGACATTTATTCAGGGGGTCTATTTTTATGGCTTCTGTACAACACAGCTGTGCACAGTCAGAGAAATACAGCAGAACttggacagaaaaaaatgtggacTAGGAAGATAAGGGCAATGTGTACACAAGCAGATATGAAAAGAAGCAAACCCAGAACACAACACGGACTTCAACAATGCTGCAGGTCCACCACACCCAGTGTTTCTATAACTGCTGTGATCTGCTCCTTGAGCAAAAAGTAGGTATTTCTCATCTTCTTGAAGTCCTCACTGTCCCAGCCAATTGTTCCTGGTtaggggcagcctgtgctgcaagGAATCCTGAATCCAAGTTTGCAGCTGCGTGACCATAAGTCATAGCCATTACTGAATCTTTCCTCCACTGAATGCAAAATGCCTGTGACTCTTACAGTCATGTGCCAAGGTTTCCTGCTCAAGACTGTGAAGAAACAGAACCTGTTCAGGAAATCTTGGCACTACTGCTGTGCCTTTTCATCTGTAGCACTTGATGCAATACATACACAGAGTAACCCAAAAGCCAAGTCTTGAAACCAGCACCGACTGTTGAGAGAAAAGGGCGCTGCAAAATTTGTGTTGCACAAAGATGCGTGTCAGTCACACACATGGGACATAGCAGTGGGTGCTTAGGGAAGGCAAGAGCTGGCAAACCCAGGcaaggagctgaggatgaggGAGAAGCCCCAGAGTGGGGCGCTgacccagggacagcagtgtcagGTTCCCGGGAGGCTCCATGCTCTGACTGCTATTGCCATCCCTGTTAAAGCTGGATCAGCGAGCAAGCATTGCCCGCCAGCTACAACAGCAGGGCTTATTGGAAGGATATTAGCTTCTGCTAAATATACATGGGAATGCATCCCTGGTCACTCAAAGCATCTGAAGGCTCCTCTTGCCTGGCATTAAAGGATGTTTGGCACTTCCGATGAGGCAGCCCACAGCAGTCAGATTCATGGGAAGGCAGTAGCTTCCAAATAAagtttccctgccttcctctTGACTCTGATGTGCCACAGGTTACTGATATTATGAAAATACCTGTGAAATTCCCACAATATTCACATACTGCTACAGCCTCAGAACAGCATATCGTGtggaaagaattttaatttcaaaacagaTTGAAAAGCAGCACAGTTTTAAAGCCATGTGCTTCTGTTTCAGTAATGTGAACTCAGATGCTATTAATAAAGCTGATACATTTGTAAGACCTGTTTTACTGTGAGTGCAAAGACCTGCTCAAAACTTACCATTAGTCTTCAAAGGAACGAGTCTCCGAACCTCCCTGCACCAGTTGAGCTTCCTGTGGCGCTCCAGTGAAGTCTGGGTAGCCTGGTCAGTCAGGGACTTCTGAAGCATTTCCCGAAACTGGGGACAAAACTGGCACATTCTGAACATTTCTATGGTGTATCTGTGCATAGTCCTGAAGTGATGAATTATTCCACTGGGAGGTTTGACTAGATCCTCAGGTGTCCTCTCTCTGATCTTCATAGCCTTCAGCATATTGCTCTGATACAAAGCTTGAGGAAGGATGTGTTGGCCAGCCATGTTTCTAGAAGacatctgaaatgaaaaaggatCCTTTTATTGGCATGTTAGTGTCCCTCTATCACAGTGCTATCACTTCTGCAGCGACTGAGAAGGCACCTTCAGGGTGGGATTCTGGGTGAAGTTTTCCCTAAAACAAGTACAGAGTGGATGCAGCCCATCTGAGCCTTTCATAACATTTTTTCAAAGCTCACATTCACTAACTTTTCTGCATTACTTGGATACAGACACCAATCAGCCTATCCCACTAATTTGCTAATATAATTTACTGTGGTATTGAAGAGGATCTATGCATAAATAAGGAAACTGCACCATCAttcaaaaaaagcatttaaatcaaaataaggATAAGAGAAGGCAAGGTCGAGGGAAGGGAAAATTATCCTGGAAACTTAACTAATTG
Above is a genomic segment from Zonotrichia leucophrys gambelii isolate GWCS_2022_RI chromosome 3, RI_Zleu_2.0, whole genome shotgun sequence containing:
- the TNFAIP3 gene encoding tumor necrosis factor alpha-induced protein 3, which gives rise to MSSRNMAGQHILPQALYQSNMLKAMKIRERTPEDLVKPPSGIIHHFRTMHRYTIEMFRMCQFCPQFREMLQKSLTDQATQTSLERHRKLNWCREVRRLVPLKTNGDGNCLMHAASQYMWGIEDIDLVLRKTLFSALREIDTRNFKLRWQREAVKSQEFVETGLHYDTRNWEEEWEYLIEMTSPEISGARNRLPYNALEEIHIFVLANILRRPIIVLADKVVRSLESGSSFAPLNVGGVYLPLLWPAEECYRYPIVLGYDNMHFTPLVTLKDSGPEIRAVPLVTSEHGRFEDLNVHFLTDAEEREKEQLLKDYLIVIEIPVQGWDHGTTHLINAAKLDEGNLPKEINLVEDYFQLVQHEYKKWQENAEPARRETCSRNRQDLSLSQLSLLQMKCETPNCPFYMSVNTQPYCHECFEQRSQGSKGRKQSSKAAPEKLKAAGSGSSRGDICEPGGWTSEGPVTEPRSAPPTAPSLFLYSETTAMKCRTPDCPFTLNVQHNGLCERCYNSRQLSPCNNVDDQRRLDYATCKMCRQKAKRTFNGICSTCFKRSTEQSPNGSPAFLPTCHQRSTSDPSQISQILHQHSCHQAPNSHGKEPPPPALPPEENRGGSLCRKPGCKFFGTPQNEGFCTLCFFEYRENHDSVLLRHQRRSQRKSSAADQTGSSAAAFRNTVSCQRRDCGTLGSTMLEGYCQNCFIIAQNQRFQEARRTEEQLVRQPERTGQHRGEVQRAALSAQKRQCAVASCRNSMACRSEDLCPECRRLGQLPLPGSAREPGAQEPPKQRCRAPACDHYGNAKCNGYCNECYQFKQIYG